In Prunus dulcis chromosome 2, ALMONDv2, whole genome shotgun sequence, a single genomic region encodes these proteins:
- the LOC117617834 gene encoding protein EXPORTIN 1A isoform X1 has protein sequence MAAEKLRDLSQPIDVGLLDATVAAFYGTGSKEERTAADHILRDLQNNPDMWLQVVHILQSAKNLNTKFFALQVLEGVIKYRWNALPVEQRDGMKNYISDVIVQLSSNEASFRMERLYVNKLNIILVQILKHDWPARWQSFIPDLVSAAKTSETICENCMAILKLLSEEVFDFSRGEMTQLKIKELKQSLNSEFQLIHELCLYVLSASQRAELIRATLSTLHAFLSWIPLGYIFESPLLETLLKFFPMPSYRNLTIQCLTEVAALSFGEFYNAQYVKMYNIFMVQLQTILPSTTNIPQAYANGSSDEQAFIQNLALFLTSFNKSHIRVLETTQDNIAALLMGLEYLINISYVDDTEVFKVCLDYWNSLVLELFEAHHNLDNPAATANMMGLQMNLLPGMVDGLGSQIMQRRQIYASIMSKLRLLMICRMAKPEEVLIVEDENGNIVRETLKDNDVLVQYKIMRETLIYLSHLDHEDTEKQMLKKLSKQLSGEDWAWNNLNTLCWAIGSISGSMMEEQENRFLVMVIRDLLNLCEIIKGKDNKAVIASNIMYVVGQYPRFLRAHWKFLKTVVNKLFEFMHETHPGVQDMACDTFLKIVQKCKRKFVIVQLGENEPFVSELLTGLPTTVADLEPHQIHTFYEAVGNMIQAESDPQKRDEYLQRLMNLPNQKWAEIIGQARLSVDFLKDQEVIRTVLNILQTNTSVASSLGTFFLSQISLIFLDMLNVYRMYSELVSSSIAEGGPFASKTSYVKLLRSVKRETLKLIETFLDKAEDQAHIGKQIVPPMLDPVLGDYARNLPDARESEVLSLFATIINKYKGAMIDDVPRIFEAVFQCTLEMITKNFEDYPEHRLKFFSLLRAIAAHCFPALIRLSSPQLKLVMDSIIWAFRHTERNIAETGLNLLLEMLKNFQKSEFCNQFYRTYFLTIEQEIFAVLTDTFHKPGFKLHVLVLQHLFCLVESGTLTEPLWDIAAVPYPYPNNGIFVREYTIKLLSTSFPNMTGTEVTQFVSGLFDSRTDLSTFKNHIRDFLVQSKEFSAQDNKDLYAEEAAAQREKDRQRMLSIPGLIAPNEIQDEMVDS, from the exons ATGGCGGCCGAGAAGCTTAGGGACTTGAGCCAACCGATTGACGTCGGCTTGCTCGATGCCACCGTCGCTGCCTTCTACGGCACCGGATCTAAGGAGGAG AGGACAGCTGCAGACCATATATTGCGGGACTTGCAGAACAATCCGGATATGTGGCTTCAAGTTGTGCACATTTTACAGAGCGCCAAGAACCTAAACACCAAGTTCTTTGCCTTGCAG GTCCTAGAAGGGGTTATCAAGTATAGGTGGAATGCATTACCTGTTGAACAGCGAGATGGaatgaaaaattatatatctGACGTCATTGTTCAG CTATCAAGTAATGAGGCCTCTTTTCGAATGGAGAGACTGTATGTCAACAAACTCAATATTATATTGGTTCAG ATTTTGAAGCATGATTGGCCCGCTAGATGGCAAAGCTTTATACCGGATCTCGTTTCAGCAGCTAAAACTAGTGAAACAATTTGTGAGAATTGTATGGCCATATTGAAA CTTCTAAGTGAAGAGGTTTTTGACTTCTCAAGGGGGGAAATGACTCAGCTGAAGATTAAAGAGCTTAAACAATCATTGAACAG TGAGTTTCAACTCATTCATGAGTTATGCCTTTATGTACTATCAGCGTCTCAAAGAGCCGAGCTCATACGTGCGACATTATCCACATTGCATGCTTTCCTCTCGTGGATTCCGTTGGGTTATATATTTGAGTCCCCTTTG CTTGAAACCCTTCTAAAATTTTTTCCGATGCCTTCTTACCGGAATCTCACCATTCAGTGTTTAACGGAG gTTGCAGCACTTAGTTTTGGTGAATTCTACAATGCACAGTATGTTAAgatgtataatatattcatGGTCCAGTTACAG ACTATTCTCCCATCTACAACAAACATCCCTCAAGCTTATGCAAATGGATCTAGCGATGAACAG GCATTCATTCAGAACTTGGCACTGTTTCTCACTTCGTTTAACAAG TCACATATTCGTGTGCTTGAAACCACACAAGATAATATAGCTGCGTTGCTGATGGGTCTTGAATATCTAATAAACATCTCATATGTGGATGACACTGAAGTTTTTAAG GTTTGCTTAGACTATTGGAATTCCTTGGTTTTGGAATTGTTTGAGGCGCATCATAATTTGGATAACCCTGCAGCAACTGCAAATATGATGGGGCTGCAG ATGAATTTGCTTCCTGGTATGGTTGATGGCCTTGGCTCACAGATTATGCAAAGGCGGCAAATATATGCCAGTATTATGTCAAAGTTGAGGTTGCTCATGATCTGTCGAATGGCTAAGCCAGAAGAGGTTCTCATTGTTGAAGATGAGAATGGGAACATTGTTCGCGAGACCTTGAAGGACAATGATGTTCTTGTTCAATATAAG ATCATGAGGGAGACACTGATATATTTGTCACACCTTGACCATGAGGACACTGAGAAGCAG ATGCTAAAGAAATTAAGCAAGCAACTCAGTGGTGAGGATTGGGCATGGAACAACTTAAACACCTTATGCTGGGCAATAGGGTCCATATCTGGTTCCATGATGGAAGAACAA GAAAATAGATTTTTGGTGATGGTCATACGCGACTTGCTGAATTTATGTGAAATCATAAAAGGGAAAGATAACAAAGCAGTTATTGCTAGCAACATTAT GTATGTTGTTGGACAATACCCAAGGTTTTTAAGAGCTCATTGGAAGTTCCTAAAGACTGTTGTGAATAAGTTGTTTGAGTTTATGCATGAAACCCATCCCGGAGTTCAG GATATGGCCTGTGACACATTCCTGAAAATTGTTCAGAAGTGCAAGCGTAAATTTGTTATTGTACAg CTTGGAGAAAATGAACCATTTGTGTCTGAACTCCTGACAGGCCTGCCAACAACTGTTGCCGATCTTGAGCCTCACCAGATTCATACTTTTTATGAAGCT GTTGGTAATATGATTCAAGCAGAATCTGACCCTCAAAAGAGGGATGAATATCTACAGAGATTGATGAATCTCCCAAATCAG AAATGGGCAGAGATTATAGGGCAAGCACGCTTGAGTGTTGATTTCCTCAAGGATCAGGAGGTTATTCGCACCGTGCTTAATATATTACAG ACAAATACTAGCGTTGCCAGCTCCCTTGGAACGTTTTTCCTGAGTCAGATTTCATTGATCTTTCTGGACATGCTTAATGTGTACAG GATGTACAGTGAGCTCGTATCTAGTAGCATTGCAGAAGGGGGGCCCTTTGCTTCTAAGACATCCTATGTGAAACTTTTACG GTCGGTAAAGAGGGAGACTCTCAAGCTGATTGAGACATTCTTGGACAAGGCCGAAGACCAAGCACATATAGGAAAACAAATTGTCCCTCCAATGTTGGATCCGGTTCTCGGTGACTATGCCAGGAATTTGCCTGATGCTAGAGAGTCGGAGGTTTTGTCACTTTTTGCCACAATTATAAATAA GTACAAGGGTGCAATGATAGATGATGTGCCTCGAATATTTGAAGCTGTTTTCCAGTGCACATTGGAG ATGATTaccaaaaattttgaagattaCCCAGAGCATCGCCTGAAGTTCTTCTCTTTACTTCGTGCAATTGCTGCTCATTGTTTTCCTGCATTGATTCGGTTATCAAGTCCG CAACTGAAGCTTGTAATGGATTCAATTATATGGGCGTTTCGGCACACAGAAAGAAACATTGCGGAAACAGGGCTGAACCTGTTGTTGGAGATGCTGAAGAACTTTCAG AAGTCGGAGTTCTGTAATCAATTTTACCGTACATACTTTTTGACAATCGAACAAGAAATCTTTGCTGTCTTGACGGACACATTTCATAAGCCTGGGTTCAAGTTGCATGTCTTGGTGCTCCAACATTTATTTTGCCTG GTGGAAAGTGGTACGTTGACGGAGCCTCTGTGGGATATTGCAGCGGTTCCTTATCCATATCCCAATAATGGAATTTTTGTTCGTGAGTATACGATCAAGCTTTTGAGTACTTCATTCCCGAACATGACTGGAACAGAG GTCACCCAATTTGTGAGTGGACTATTTGACTCGAGGACTGACCTATCCACATTTAAGAATCACATCCGAGACTTTTTAGTGCAATCCAAAGAATTTTCTGCACAG GACAACAAAGATCTTTATGCAGAGGAGGCTGCTGCACAGAGGGAGAAAGATCGGCAACGAATGCTTTCTATTCCAGGGCTCATTGCCCCCAATGAGATACAGGATGAAATGGTTGATTCCTAG
- the LOC117617834 gene encoding protein EXPORTIN 1A isoform X2, with amino-acid sequence MAAEKLRDLSQPIDVGLLDATVAAFYGTGSKEERTAADHILRDLQNNPDMWLQVVHILQSAKNLNTKFFALQLSSNEASFRMERLYVNKLNIILVQILKHDWPARWQSFIPDLVSAAKTSETICENCMAILKLLSEEVFDFSRGEMTQLKIKELKQSLNSEFQLIHELCLYVLSASQRAELIRATLSTLHAFLSWIPLGYIFESPLLETLLKFFPMPSYRNLTIQCLTEVAALSFGEFYNAQYVKMYNIFMVQLQTILPSTTNIPQAYANGSSDEQAFIQNLALFLTSFNKSHIRVLETTQDNIAALLMGLEYLINISYVDDTEVFKVCLDYWNSLVLELFEAHHNLDNPAATANMMGLQMNLLPGMVDGLGSQIMQRRQIYASIMSKLRLLMICRMAKPEEVLIVEDENGNIVRETLKDNDVLVQYKIMRETLIYLSHLDHEDTEKQMLKKLSKQLSGEDWAWNNLNTLCWAIGSISGSMMEEQENRFLVMVIRDLLNLCEIIKGKDNKAVIASNIMYVVGQYPRFLRAHWKFLKTVVNKLFEFMHETHPGVQDMACDTFLKIVQKCKRKFVIVQLGENEPFVSELLTGLPTTVADLEPHQIHTFYEAVGNMIQAESDPQKRDEYLQRLMNLPNQKWAEIIGQARLSVDFLKDQEVIRTVLNILQTNTSVASSLGTFFLSQISLIFLDMLNVYRMYSELVSSSIAEGGPFASKTSYVKLLRSVKRETLKLIETFLDKAEDQAHIGKQIVPPMLDPVLGDYARNLPDARESEVLSLFATIINKYKGAMIDDVPRIFEAVFQCTLEMITKNFEDYPEHRLKFFSLLRAIAAHCFPALIRLSSPQLKLVMDSIIWAFRHTERNIAETGLNLLLEMLKNFQKSEFCNQFYRTYFLTIEQEIFAVLTDTFHKPGFKLHVLVLQHLFCLVESGTLTEPLWDIAAVPYPYPNNGIFVREYTIKLLSTSFPNMTGTEVTQFVSGLFDSRTDLSTFKNHIRDFLVQSKEFSAQDNKDLYAEEAAAQREKDRQRMLSIPGLIAPNEIQDEMVDS; translated from the exons ATGGCGGCCGAGAAGCTTAGGGACTTGAGCCAACCGATTGACGTCGGCTTGCTCGATGCCACCGTCGCTGCCTTCTACGGCACCGGATCTAAGGAGGAG AGGACAGCTGCAGACCATATATTGCGGGACTTGCAGAACAATCCGGATATGTGGCTTCAAGTTGTGCACATTTTACAGAGCGCCAAGAACCTAAACACCAAGTTCTTTGCCTTGCAG CTATCAAGTAATGAGGCCTCTTTTCGAATGGAGAGACTGTATGTCAACAAACTCAATATTATATTGGTTCAG ATTTTGAAGCATGATTGGCCCGCTAGATGGCAAAGCTTTATACCGGATCTCGTTTCAGCAGCTAAAACTAGTGAAACAATTTGTGAGAATTGTATGGCCATATTGAAA CTTCTAAGTGAAGAGGTTTTTGACTTCTCAAGGGGGGAAATGACTCAGCTGAAGATTAAAGAGCTTAAACAATCATTGAACAG TGAGTTTCAACTCATTCATGAGTTATGCCTTTATGTACTATCAGCGTCTCAAAGAGCCGAGCTCATACGTGCGACATTATCCACATTGCATGCTTTCCTCTCGTGGATTCCGTTGGGTTATATATTTGAGTCCCCTTTG CTTGAAACCCTTCTAAAATTTTTTCCGATGCCTTCTTACCGGAATCTCACCATTCAGTGTTTAACGGAG gTTGCAGCACTTAGTTTTGGTGAATTCTACAATGCACAGTATGTTAAgatgtataatatattcatGGTCCAGTTACAG ACTATTCTCCCATCTACAACAAACATCCCTCAAGCTTATGCAAATGGATCTAGCGATGAACAG GCATTCATTCAGAACTTGGCACTGTTTCTCACTTCGTTTAACAAG TCACATATTCGTGTGCTTGAAACCACACAAGATAATATAGCTGCGTTGCTGATGGGTCTTGAATATCTAATAAACATCTCATATGTGGATGACACTGAAGTTTTTAAG GTTTGCTTAGACTATTGGAATTCCTTGGTTTTGGAATTGTTTGAGGCGCATCATAATTTGGATAACCCTGCAGCAACTGCAAATATGATGGGGCTGCAG ATGAATTTGCTTCCTGGTATGGTTGATGGCCTTGGCTCACAGATTATGCAAAGGCGGCAAATATATGCCAGTATTATGTCAAAGTTGAGGTTGCTCATGATCTGTCGAATGGCTAAGCCAGAAGAGGTTCTCATTGTTGAAGATGAGAATGGGAACATTGTTCGCGAGACCTTGAAGGACAATGATGTTCTTGTTCAATATAAG ATCATGAGGGAGACACTGATATATTTGTCACACCTTGACCATGAGGACACTGAGAAGCAG ATGCTAAAGAAATTAAGCAAGCAACTCAGTGGTGAGGATTGGGCATGGAACAACTTAAACACCTTATGCTGGGCAATAGGGTCCATATCTGGTTCCATGATGGAAGAACAA GAAAATAGATTTTTGGTGATGGTCATACGCGACTTGCTGAATTTATGTGAAATCATAAAAGGGAAAGATAACAAAGCAGTTATTGCTAGCAACATTAT GTATGTTGTTGGACAATACCCAAGGTTTTTAAGAGCTCATTGGAAGTTCCTAAAGACTGTTGTGAATAAGTTGTTTGAGTTTATGCATGAAACCCATCCCGGAGTTCAG GATATGGCCTGTGACACATTCCTGAAAATTGTTCAGAAGTGCAAGCGTAAATTTGTTATTGTACAg CTTGGAGAAAATGAACCATTTGTGTCTGAACTCCTGACAGGCCTGCCAACAACTGTTGCCGATCTTGAGCCTCACCAGATTCATACTTTTTATGAAGCT GTTGGTAATATGATTCAAGCAGAATCTGACCCTCAAAAGAGGGATGAATATCTACAGAGATTGATGAATCTCCCAAATCAG AAATGGGCAGAGATTATAGGGCAAGCACGCTTGAGTGTTGATTTCCTCAAGGATCAGGAGGTTATTCGCACCGTGCTTAATATATTACAG ACAAATACTAGCGTTGCCAGCTCCCTTGGAACGTTTTTCCTGAGTCAGATTTCATTGATCTTTCTGGACATGCTTAATGTGTACAG GATGTACAGTGAGCTCGTATCTAGTAGCATTGCAGAAGGGGGGCCCTTTGCTTCTAAGACATCCTATGTGAAACTTTTACG GTCGGTAAAGAGGGAGACTCTCAAGCTGATTGAGACATTCTTGGACAAGGCCGAAGACCAAGCACATATAGGAAAACAAATTGTCCCTCCAATGTTGGATCCGGTTCTCGGTGACTATGCCAGGAATTTGCCTGATGCTAGAGAGTCGGAGGTTTTGTCACTTTTTGCCACAATTATAAATAA GTACAAGGGTGCAATGATAGATGATGTGCCTCGAATATTTGAAGCTGTTTTCCAGTGCACATTGGAG ATGATTaccaaaaattttgaagattaCCCAGAGCATCGCCTGAAGTTCTTCTCTTTACTTCGTGCAATTGCTGCTCATTGTTTTCCTGCATTGATTCGGTTATCAAGTCCG CAACTGAAGCTTGTAATGGATTCAATTATATGGGCGTTTCGGCACACAGAAAGAAACATTGCGGAAACAGGGCTGAACCTGTTGTTGGAGATGCTGAAGAACTTTCAG AAGTCGGAGTTCTGTAATCAATTTTACCGTACATACTTTTTGACAATCGAACAAGAAATCTTTGCTGTCTTGACGGACACATTTCATAAGCCTGGGTTCAAGTTGCATGTCTTGGTGCTCCAACATTTATTTTGCCTG GTGGAAAGTGGTACGTTGACGGAGCCTCTGTGGGATATTGCAGCGGTTCCTTATCCATATCCCAATAATGGAATTTTTGTTCGTGAGTATACGATCAAGCTTTTGAGTACTTCATTCCCGAACATGACTGGAACAGAG GTCACCCAATTTGTGAGTGGACTATTTGACTCGAGGACTGACCTATCCACATTTAAGAATCACATCCGAGACTTTTTAGTGCAATCCAAAGAATTTTCTGCACAG GACAACAAAGATCTTTATGCAGAGGAGGCTGCTGCACAGAGGGAGAAAGATCGGCAACGAATGCTTTCTATTCCAGGGCTCATTGCCCCCAATGAGATACAGGATGAAATGGTTGATTCCTAG
- the LOC117618831 gene encoding ER lumen protein-retaining receptor-like, which yields MNLFRLAGDITHLLSIVVLFRKIRTTKSCAGISLKTQELYGLVFLTRYIDLVIKYHSLYNTLGKLIFIGTSLATVWHMRYHKVVKQTYNKDQDTFRHYYLILLCLGLALLIQRSFTVIEVLWAFSIYLEAVAILPQLVLLQRSRNIDNLTGNYVVLLGAYRALYLLNWIYRFFTELHRVLWIPWVSGLVQTALYADFFYYYIKSWKKHEELKLPA from the exons ATGAATCTGTTTAGGTTAGCAGGAGACATAACCCATCTGCTCAGCATAGTGGTCTTGTTCCGTAAGATTCGCACCACCAAATCTTGTGCAG gaatttcactcaaaactcaagaACTCTACGGGTTGGTCTTTCTTACTCGATACATTGACTTGGTTATCAAGTATCACTCCTTGTATAACACTTTAGGGAAGCTCATCTTTATTGGAACTTCTCTTGCCACGGTCTGGCACATGAGGTACCATAAAGTAGTGAAGCAAACCTACAACAAAGATCAAGATACTTTCAGACATTACTATCTCATCCTTTTATGCTTGGGGCTGGCTCTTCTGATTCAGCGTTCTTTTACAGTAATTGAG GTTCTGTGGGCATTTTCGATATATCTTGAAGCGGTAGCAATCTTACCACAATTGGTTTTACTGCAAAGGTCAAGAAACATTGATAACTTAACTGGAAACTACGTTGTCCTTCTTGG TGCTTACCGAGCCCTATATCTTCTCAATTGGATTTATCGTTTCTTCACAGAGCTTCACAGAGTTCTCTGGATAC CTTGGGTTTCAGGCCTTGTTCAGACTGCTCTTTATGCTGACTTTTTCTACTACTATATTAAGAG CTGGAAGAAACACGAGGAGCTTAAGCTTCCTGCTTGA
- the LOC117617834 gene encoding protein EXPORTIN 1A isoform X3 — MAAEKLRDLSQPIDVGLLDATVAAFYGTGSKEERTAADHILRDLQNNPDMWLQVVHILQSAKNLNTKFFALQVLEGVIKYRWNALPVEQRDGMKNYISDVIVQLSSNEASFRMERLYVNKLNIILVQILKHDWPARWQSFIPDLVSAAKTSETICENCMAILKLLSEEVFDFSRGEMTQLKIKELKQSLNSEFQLIHELCLYVLSASQRAELIRATLSTLHAFLSWIPLGYIFESPLLETLLKFFPMPSYRNLTIQCLTEVAALSFGEFYNAQYVKMYNIFMVQLQTILPSTTNIPQAYANGSSDEQAFIQNLALFLTSFNKSHIRVLETTQDNIAALLMGLEYLINISYVDDTEVFKVCLDYWNSLVLELFEAHHNLDNPAATANMMGLQMNLLPGMVDGLGSQIMQRRQIYASIMSKLRLLMICRMAKPEEVLIVEDENGNIVRETLKDNDVLVQYKIMRETLIYLSHLDHEDTEKQMLKKLSKQLSGEDWAWNNLNTLCWAIGSISGSMMEEQENRFLVMVIRDLLNLCEIIKGKDNKAVIASNIMYVVGQYPRFLRAHWKFLKTVVNKLFEFMHETHPGVQDMACDTFLKIVQKCKRKFVIVQLGENEPFVSELLTGLPTTVADLEPHQIHTFYEAVGNMIQAESDPQKRDEYLQRLMNLPNQKWAEIIGQARLSVDFLKDQEVIRTVLNILQTNTSVASSLGTFFLSQISLIFLDMLNVYRMYSELVSSSIAEGGPFASKTSYVKLLRSVKRETLKLIETFLDKAEDQAHIGKQIVPPMLDPVLGDYARNLPDARESEVLSLFATIINKYKGAMIDDVPRIFEAVFQCTLEQLKLVMDSIIWAFRHTERNIAETGLNLLLEMLKNFQKSEFCNQFYRTYFLTIEQEIFAVLTDTFHKPGFKLHVLVLQHLFCLVESGTLTEPLWDIAAVPYPYPNNGIFVREYTIKLLSTSFPNMTGTEVTQFVSGLFDSRTDLSTFKNHIRDFLVQSKEFSAQDNKDLYAEEAAAQREKDRQRMLSIPGLIAPNEIQDEMVDS, encoded by the exons ATGGCGGCCGAGAAGCTTAGGGACTTGAGCCAACCGATTGACGTCGGCTTGCTCGATGCCACCGTCGCTGCCTTCTACGGCACCGGATCTAAGGAGGAG AGGACAGCTGCAGACCATATATTGCGGGACTTGCAGAACAATCCGGATATGTGGCTTCAAGTTGTGCACATTTTACAGAGCGCCAAGAACCTAAACACCAAGTTCTTTGCCTTGCAG GTCCTAGAAGGGGTTATCAAGTATAGGTGGAATGCATTACCTGTTGAACAGCGAGATGGaatgaaaaattatatatctGACGTCATTGTTCAG CTATCAAGTAATGAGGCCTCTTTTCGAATGGAGAGACTGTATGTCAACAAACTCAATATTATATTGGTTCAG ATTTTGAAGCATGATTGGCCCGCTAGATGGCAAAGCTTTATACCGGATCTCGTTTCAGCAGCTAAAACTAGTGAAACAATTTGTGAGAATTGTATGGCCATATTGAAA CTTCTAAGTGAAGAGGTTTTTGACTTCTCAAGGGGGGAAATGACTCAGCTGAAGATTAAAGAGCTTAAACAATCATTGAACAG TGAGTTTCAACTCATTCATGAGTTATGCCTTTATGTACTATCAGCGTCTCAAAGAGCCGAGCTCATACGTGCGACATTATCCACATTGCATGCTTTCCTCTCGTGGATTCCGTTGGGTTATATATTTGAGTCCCCTTTG CTTGAAACCCTTCTAAAATTTTTTCCGATGCCTTCTTACCGGAATCTCACCATTCAGTGTTTAACGGAG gTTGCAGCACTTAGTTTTGGTGAATTCTACAATGCACAGTATGTTAAgatgtataatatattcatGGTCCAGTTACAG ACTATTCTCCCATCTACAACAAACATCCCTCAAGCTTATGCAAATGGATCTAGCGATGAACAG GCATTCATTCAGAACTTGGCACTGTTTCTCACTTCGTTTAACAAG TCACATATTCGTGTGCTTGAAACCACACAAGATAATATAGCTGCGTTGCTGATGGGTCTTGAATATCTAATAAACATCTCATATGTGGATGACACTGAAGTTTTTAAG GTTTGCTTAGACTATTGGAATTCCTTGGTTTTGGAATTGTTTGAGGCGCATCATAATTTGGATAACCCTGCAGCAACTGCAAATATGATGGGGCTGCAG ATGAATTTGCTTCCTGGTATGGTTGATGGCCTTGGCTCACAGATTATGCAAAGGCGGCAAATATATGCCAGTATTATGTCAAAGTTGAGGTTGCTCATGATCTGTCGAATGGCTAAGCCAGAAGAGGTTCTCATTGTTGAAGATGAGAATGGGAACATTGTTCGCGAGACCTTGAAGGACAATGATGTTCTTGTTCAATATAAG ATCATGAGGGAGACACTGATATATTTGTCACACCTTGACCATGAGGACACTGAGAAGCAG ATGCTAAAGAAATTAAGCAAGCAACTCAGTGGTGAGGATTGGGCATGGAACAACTTAAACACCTTATGCTGGGCAATAGGGTCCATATCTGGTTCCATGATGGAAGAACAA GAAAATAGATTTTTGGTGATGGTCATACGCGACTTGCTGAATTTATGTGAAATCATAAAAGGGAAAGATAACAAAGCAGTTATTGCTAGCAACATTAT GTATGTTGTTGGACAATACCCAAGGTTTTTAAGAGCTCATTGGAAGTTCCTAAAGACTGTTGTGAATAAGTTGTTTGAGTTTATGCATGAAACCCATCCCGGAGTTCAG GATATGGCCTGTGACACATTCCTGAAAATTGTTCAGAAGTGCAAGCGTAAATTTGTTATTGTACAg CTTGGAGAAAATGAACCATTTGTGTCTGAACTCCTGACAGGCCTGCCAACAACTGTTGCCGATCTTGAGCCTCACCAGATTCATACTTTTTATGAAGCT GTTGGTAATATGATTCAAGCAGAATCTGACCCTCAAAAGAGGGATGAATATCTACAGAGATTGATGAATCTCCCAAATCAG AAATGGGCAGAGATTATAGGGCAAGCACGCTTGAGTGTTGATTTCCTCAAGGATCAGGAGGTTATTCGCACCGTGCTTAATATATTACAG ACAAATACTAGCGTTGCCAGCTCCCTTGGAACGTTTTTCCTGAGTCAGATTTCATTGATCTTTCTGGACATGCTTAATGTGTACAG GATGTACAGTGAGCTCGTATCTAGTAGCATTGCAGAAGGGGGGCCCTTTGCTTCTAAGACATCCTATGTGAAACTTTTACG GTCGGTAAAGAGGGAGACTCTCAAGCTGATTGAGACATTCTTGGACAAGGCCGAAGACCAAGCACATATAGGAAAACAAATTGTCCCTCCAATGTTGGATCCGGTTCTCGGTGACTATGCCAGGAATTTGCCTGATGCTAGAGAGTCGGAGGTTTTGTCACTTTTTGCCACAATTATAAATAA GTACAAGGGTGCAATGATAGATGATGTGCCTCGAATATTTGAAGCTGTTTTCCAGTGCACATTGGAG CAACTGAAGCTTGTAATGGATTCAATTATATGGGCGTTTCGGCACACAGAAAGAAACATTGCGGAAACAGGGCTGAACCTGTTGTTGGAGATGCTGAAGAACTTTCAG AAGTCGGAGTTCTGTAATCAATTTTACCGTACATACTTTTTGACAATCGAACAAGAAATCTTTGCTGTCTTGACGGACACATTTCATAAGCCTGGGTTCAAGTTGCATGTCTTGGTGCTCCAACATTTATTTTGCCTG GTGGAAAGTGGTACGTTGACGGAGCCTCTGTGGGATATTGCAGCGGTTCCTTATCCATATCCCAATAATGGAATTTTTGTTCGTGAGTATACGATCAAGCTTTTGAGTACTTCATTCCCGAACATGACTGGAACAGAG GTCACCCAATTTGTGAGTGGACTATTTGACTCGAGGACTGACCTATCCACATTTAAGAATCACATCCGAGACTTTTTAGTGCAATCCAAAGAATTTTCTGCACAG GACAACAAAGATCTTTATGCAGAGGAGGCTGCTGCACAGAGGGAGAAAGATCGGCAACGAATGCTTTCTATTCCAGGGCTCATTGCCCCCAATGAGATACAGGATGAAATGGTTGATTCCTAG